From one Candidatus Polarisedimenticolaceae bacterium genomic stretch:
- a CDS encoding rhomboid family intramembrane serine protease → MSEEPWTFLLAVEKPALIPVVDDALRAAGIPCRTGLQIEPSPMVVFTVPASRVDAARPVVDAALRRHRAGRAATGGPAVEASDGTADDDEPDATASPEPFETSDTEEERRERESPPWGALQAAIALVLAHFVVLFAVVGRNPTTPHLVEVGALARAEITTQPWRLLTSLVLHADVEHVAWNALSMLAFAVPLIVALGYGRTLAIYVVSGVAGGLAALAATPAAVTVGSSGAVAGLFGAWLARTLRRARRKPPTTKALLRTVGVGLLVLPSLLSPTTADGKNVSIAAHLGGLAAGLALGAALSEAARREVPPLS, encoded by the coding sequence ATGTCCGAAGAGCCCTGGACCTTCCTGCTGGCCGTCGAGAAACCCGCCCTGATCCCGGTGGTGGACGATGCCCTGCGCGCGGCCGGCATTCCCTGCCGCACGGGGCTGCAGATCGAGCCCTCGCCGATGGTCGTCTTCACGGTGCCGGCGTCCCGCGTCGATGCGGCCAGGCCGGTCGTCGACGCGGCGCTGCGCCGTCACCGGGCCGGTCGTGCGGCAACGGGCGGCCCGGCGGTCGAGGCGAGCGACGGGACGGCGGACGACGACGAGCCCGACGCCACCGCCTCCCCCGAGCCGTTCGAGACCTCCGACACGGAGGAGGAGCGGCGGGAGCGCGAGTCGCCGCCGTGGGGCGCCCTCCAGGCCGCGATCGCCCTCGTGCTCGCGCATTTCGTCGTCCTGTTCGCGGTGGTGGGCCGGAACCCCACGACCCCGCACCTCGTGGAGGTCGGTGCGCTCGCCCGCGCGGAGATCACGACGCAGCCCTGGCGGCTGCTCACGAGCCTCGTCCTGCACGCCGACGTCGAACACGTCGCCTGGAACGCGCTGTCGATGCTCGCCTTCGCGGTGCCGCTCATCGTCGCCCTCGGTTACGGCAGAACGCTCGCGATCTACGTCGTGTCCGGGGTCGCGGGGGGGCTCGCCGCCCTCGCGGCGACGCCGGCCGCCGTGACCGTCGGCTCGTCGGGAGCGGTCGCGGGGCTGTTCGGCGCGTGGCTCGCGAGGACCCTCCGGCGCGCCCGTCGCAAGCCGCCCACGACCAAGGCGTTGCTGCGCACGGTGGGCGTGGGTCTGCTCGTCCTCCCGTCGCTGCTGTCCCCGACCACCGCCGACGGCAAGAACGTGAGCATCGCCGCCCATCTCGGAGGGCTCGCCGCGGGACTGGCGCTGGGCGCCGCCCTCTCCGAGGCGGCGCGTCGCGAGGTTCCCCCGCTATCCTGA
- a CDS encoding VWA domain-containing protein translates to MNAPLLLAVLLAGAEPPADPLPAGGSETVTVRLLVVDALVLDRRDRTVPGLTAADFELRLDGKRVPIDTFDAECTGEAVADPAATDLASTPRIAALPEGEPRRVVLVFDERHLQDFRTDPPSPRRAGAYEQARRLVREPLPPGLEIAVAAVGDGVRFEADFTTDHRSLLAAVDRLEADMTIFVRAWGVNGIQGLTAKSWLADLGVLLRRLEPLRGPKSVVLFSAYSRSVRPTDLQMRELAAAAGAARTSFYPVDAAGLLASTRPSRLRVLSRLAVDTGGRETVNTNDLTLAAARASRDLGCRYALGTYVRGAGRRSGSIVVDVFPKGTRALHPAGYRLD, encoded by the coding sequence ATGAACGCCCCGCTGCTGCTCGCCGTGCTGCTCGCCGGCGCCGAGCCGCCCGCCGATCCGCTCCCGGCGGGAGGGTCCGAGACGGTGACGGTGCGCCTGCTCGTCGTGGACGCCCTGGTCCTCGACCGGCGGGACCGGACCGTCCCGGGCCTGACCGCCGCGGACTTCGAGCTGCGCCTGGACGGCAAGCGCGTGCCGATCGACACCTTCGACGCGGAGTGCACCGGCGAGGCCGTCGCCGATCCGGCGGCGACCGACCTCGCGTCGACCCCGCGGATCGCGGCCCTCCCGGAAGGGGAGCCGCGACGCGTCGTCCTGGTCTTCGACGAGCGACACCTGCAGGACTTCCGGACCGATCCCCCGTCGCCCCGCCGTGCGGGGGCGTACGAACAGGCCCGCCGGCTCGTCCGGGAACCCCTTCCTCCGGGTCTCGAGATCGCGGTCGCCGCCGTCGGCGACGGCGTGCGCTTCGAGGCGGACTTCACGACCGATCACCGTTCCCTCCTCGCCGCGGTCGATCGCCTCGAGGCGGACATGACGATCTTCGTCCGGGCGTGGGGGGTCAACGGCATCCAGGGCCTGACCGCGAAGTCCTGGCTCGCCGATCTCGGCGTCCTGCTCCGCCGCCTCGAGCCCCTTCGCGGACCGAAGAGCGTGGTCCTCTTCTCGGCGTACTCGCGCTCGGTACGGCCCACCGATCTCCAGATGCGCGAGCTCGCCGCAGCCGCCGGGGCGGCCCGGACGTCGTTCTACCCGGTCGATGCCGCGGGGCTCCTCGCCTCGACGCGGCCTTCGCGGCTGCGCGTGTTGTCGCGGCTGGCCGTCGACACCGGCGGGCGCGAAACGGTGAACACGAACGACCTGACGCTCGCCGCCGCCCGCGCGTCGAGGGACCTCGGCTGCCGGTACGCCCTCGGGACCTACGTTCGCGGCGCCGGTCGTCGTTCGGGGAGCATCGTGGTCGACGTCTTCCCGAAGGGTACCCGCGCGCTGCACCCCGCGGGCTACCGGCTGGACTAG
- a CDS encoding PQQ-dependent sugar dehydrogenase — MVRPRFLLPLAFVLTSAWAGTPPPGFMERVLATTSQVPAPVAVAYEPGTGALFILNQGDGSIRGTARVYRRDPATGAVTIALSLSCVDGSGERGLLGIAFDPDYAHPTSPQRWVYLYYTRHVDSSGTCALPGSDTGGFNTVSRFLESGGTLSGEQKLLVGPELSANNHNGGTVRFLPDKTLLISMGDNDSDAFPLPHSRNLADLRGKMLRIRRDGTIPPDNPFVGQAGVRPEIWAWGLRNPFRFSVDSATGIPYIGDVGEATYEEIDAGVPGADFGYPCFEGPIPFRVCDPPPVAAVAPIFAYGHNFQTPVVGESVTGGPVYRATAFPPEYRGRYFFGDYDSDWIRHAAIAADGKLQDPQLFMGDATGVVDLIVSPSGCLVWVGITGAGVREVCWGTPTNGGPTAAAAATPTSGLAPLNVQFTGSDSSDPDGDALTYAWNFGDGGTSGVADPGHTYASNGVYDATLTVDDGRGQPNSSATSDAVRIVVGNRPPVPTIAAPANGTRFDAGDTIAYQGGATDPEDGALPPSAYTWTVVFHHDAHTHPFLGPVSGVASGSFTIPTDGEDSTDVFYRIHMAVRDSGAPLGTAGVLDASSFVDVVPNVATITVAASPAGRGLQLAIDQSAAVAPWSKHSVVGFTRRLTAPSPQSANGVTWEFVSWSDGGTRDHVIAAPPANTTYTASFRCVANCSGVDSDGDGVVDLTDNCPAAPNASQADFDGDGRGDACEAGAFLADADLSGRVDGGDLARLGRAFASACEQSAYDPDVDFDRDCGVDGADLAILAAEFGRRP; from the coding sequence ATGGTGCGTCCCCGTTTTCTCCTGCCGCTCGCCTTCGTGCTGACGTCGGCGTGGGCCGGGACGCCTCCGCCGGGTTTCATGGAACGGGTCCTCGCCACCACGTCCCAGGTCCCGGCGCCGGTCGCCGTGGCCTACGAGCCCGGAACCGGCGCCCTCTTCATCCTGAACCAGGGCGACGGCTCCATCCGCGGGACGGCCCGGGTCTATCGTCGGGACCCGGCGACGGGCGCGGTGACGATCGCGCTGAGCCTCAGTTGCGTCGACGGCAGCGGCGAGCGCGGCCTGCTCGGCATCGCCTTCGACCCGGACTACGCGCACCCCACGAGCCCGCAACGCTGGGTGTACCTCTACTACACGCGACACGTGGACAGCAGCGGCACCTGCGCCCTTCCGGGATCCGACACCGGAGGGTTCAACACCGTTTCCCGATTCCTAGAGAGCGGCGGGACGCTGAGCGGCGAACAGAAACTCCTCGTCGGGCCGGAGCTCTCCGCCAACAACCACAACGGAGGAACGGTTCGGTTCCTCCCCGACAAGACGCTGCTCATCTCCATGGGCGACAACGACTCCGACGCGTTCCCGCTGCCGCACTCCCGCAACCTGGCCGACTTGCGGGGGAAGATGCTCCGCATCCGGCGCGACGGGACGATCCCGCCGGACAACCCGTTCGTCGGGCAGGCCGGCGTGCGCCCGGAGATCTGGGCCTGGGGTCTGAGGAATCCGTTCCGTTTCTCCGTCGATTCCGCCACGGGGATCCCGTACATCGGCGACGTGGGCGAAGCCACCTACGAGGAGATCGATGCCGGAGTGCCCGGGGCCGACTTCGGGTATCCGTGTTTCGAAGGACCGATTCCGTTCCGGGTCTGCGACCCGCCGCCCGTCGCGGCCGTTGCGCCGATCTTCGCCTACGGCCACAACTTCCAGACGCCCGTCGTCGGCGAGTCCGTCACCGGGGGACCCGTCTATCGCGCGACGGCGTTCCCCCCCGAGTACCGCGGGCGGTACTTCTTCGGCGATTACGACTCCGACTGGATCCGGCACGCCGCCATCGCGGCGGACGGCAAGCTGCAGGACCCGCAGTTGTTCATGGGCGACGCGACCGGCGTGGTCGACCTCATCGTCTCGCCCTCGGGTTGCCTCGTCTGGGTGGGGATCACCGGCGCGGGTGTGCGCGAGGTCTGCTGGGGAACGCCGACGAACGGCGGGCCGACCGCGGCGGCCGCGGCGACGCCGACGTCCGGCCTCGCCCCGCTGAACGTGCAGTTCACGGGTTCGGACTCGTCCGATCCCGACGGGGACGCGCTGACCTACGCCTGGAACTTCGGCGACGGTGGGACCTCCGGCGTCGCGGATCCGGGGCACACCTACGCGTCGAACGGCGTCTACGACGCGACGCTCACCGTGGACGACGGGAGGGGCCAGCCCAACTCGTCCGCGACGTCGGACGCCGTGCGGATCGTGGTCGGCAACCGTCCGCCGGTCCCGACGATCGCGGCACCCGCAAACGGAACGCGCTTCGACGCGGGGGACACGATCGCCTACCAGGGCGGAGCGACGGATCCGGAAGACGGCGCGTTGCCGCCGTCGGCGTATACCTGGACCGTCGTCTTCCACCACGACGCGCACACGCACCCGTTCCTCGGCCCGGTGTCCGGCGTCGCCTCGGGCTCGTTCACGATCCCGACGGACGGCGAGGACTCCACGGACGTCTTCTACAGGATCCACATGGCCGTCCGGGACTCGGGGGCCCCTCTCGGCACCGCCGGCGTCCTCGATGCGTCGTCGTTCGTCGACGTCGTTCCGAACGTCGCGACGATCACCGTCGCCGCGAGTCCCGCCGGGCGCGGGTTGCAGCTCGCCATCGACCAGAGCGCGGCGGTCGCGCCGTGGTCGAAGCACTCGGTGGTGGGCTTCACGCGCCGGCTCACCGCGCCGTCGCCGCAGTCGGCGAACGGCGTCACGTGGGAGTTCGTGTCGTGGTCGGACGGGGGCACGCGCGATCACGTCATCGCGGCGCCCCCCGCGAACACGACGTACACCGCGAGTTTCCGCTGCGTGGCGAACTGCTCGGGCGTCGACTCCGACGGCGACGGCGTCGTCGACCTGACCGACAACTGTCCGGCCGCGCCGAACGCGTCGCAGGCGGACTTCGACGGCGACGGGCGCGGCGACGCGTGCGAGGCGGGAGCGTTCCTCGCGGACGCCGATCTCTCGGGACGCGTGGACGGGGGCGATCTCGCCCGCCTGGGCCGCGCGTTCGCGAGTGCGTGCGAGCAGTCCGCCTACGACCCGGACGTCGACTTCGACCGCGATTGCGGCGTCGACGGGGCCGACCTCGCCATCCTGGCAGCGGAGTTCGGCCGGCGACCCTAG
- a CDS encoding UbiD family decarboxylase, translating into MFTDLRSFLEQLRRDGDVVVVEAPVDARLEAPEIHRRVIAAGGPAMLFTNVKGASFPLVTNLFGTPRRAELAFGRRPQRLIRRIVQLAETLLPPTAGKLWGARDVLLEAMRIGMKRRGAGPVTEVVTPDVDLSRLPVLTTWEKDGGPFVTLPLVFTRHPDSGAPNLGMYRLHVHDRRTTGMHWQIGKGGGFHHAVAESRGEALPVTVFLGGPPALILAAIAPLPENVPETMLASLIAGERIATCPGPGAHDLIANAEFALVGSVPPRVRRAEGPFGDHYGYYSLRHDYPVFEISHLAHRRDAIFPATVVGKPRQEDFFIGDLLQELLSPLFPLVMPAVEDLWSYGETGYHALAGAVVKQRYRREAMASAFRILGEGQLSLTKFLLVVDRKVDLRDFKATLEHVLARTRPETDLYVFANVSMDTLDYNTPVVNEGSKGVWLGLGDPVRELPRDFAAAELPAGLRDPRVFCGGCLVVGGPAYAAEPGAAARFAAHPSLSGWPLVVVSDTPERAAASPMNFLWTTFTRFNPGSDIHAASKTIHHNHIAYGGPVVIDARLKPGFPDELFCDAPTAELVGRRWNEYFPSGGVEMGDSARAHLD; encoded by the coding sequence TTGTTCACCGACCTGAGATCGTTTCTCGAGCAGCTTCGCCGCGACGGCGACGTCGTCGTCGTGGAAGCCCCCGTCGATGCCCGCCTCGAGGCGCCCGAGATCCACCGGCGCGTCATCGCCGCGGGCGGTCCCGCGATGCTGTTCACGAACGTGAAGGGGGCTTCCTTCCCCCTCGTCACGAACCTCTTCGGCACCCCGCGGCGCGCGGAGCTGGCCTTCGGTCGCCGCCCTCAGCGGCTCATCCGCCGGATCGTGCAGCTCGCCGAGACGTTGCTCCCGCCCACCGCCGGCAAGCTCTGGGGGGCGCGCGACGTCCTCCTCGAAGCGATGCGGATCGGGATGAAGCGGCGGGGCGCGGGGCCGGTGACCGAGGTCGTGACCCCGGACGTCGATCTTTCGCGGCTTCCCGTGCTGACGACGTGGGAGAAGGACGGCGGCCCGTTCGTCACGCTGCCGCTCGTATTCACGCGCCACCCCGACTCCGGGGCGCCCAACCTCGGGATGTACCGCCTGCACGTGCACGACCGCCGCACGACCGGCATGCACTGGCAGATCGGAAAGGGGGGCGGCTTCCATCACGCCGTCGCCGAGTCGCGCGGCGAAGCGCTCCCGGTGACGGTGTTCCTCGGCGGACCTCCCGCGCTGATCCTCGCCGCGATCGCGCCCCTTCCGGAGAACGTGCCCGAGACGATGCTCGCCTCGTTGATCGCCGGCGAGCGGATCGCGACGTGTCCGGGGCCGGGAGCGCACGACCTGATCGCGAACGCGGAGTTCGCGCTCGTCGGGTCCGTCCCTCCCCGCGTGCGTCGGGCCGAGGGGCCGTTCGGCGATCACTACGGGTACTACTCGCTCCGGCACGACTATCCGGTCTTCGAGATCTCCCATCTCGCCCACCGGAGGGACGCGATCTTCCCGGCCACGGTCGTCGGCAAGCCGCGCCAGGAGGATTTCTTCATCGGCGATCTCCTGCAGGAGCTGCTCTCCCCGCTGTTCCCGCTCGTCATGCCCGCCGTCGAGGATCTCTGGTCCTACGGCGAGACGGGGTACCACGCGCTGGCGGGGGCGGTCGTCAAGCAGCGCTACCGCCGCGAGGCGATGGCGTCGGCGTTCCGGATCCTGGGCGAAGGGCAGCTGTCGCTCACGAAGTTCCTGCTCGTCGTGGACCGCAAGGTCGACCTGCGCGACTTCAAGGCGACCCTCGAGCACGTGCTCGCGCGCACCCGCCCGGAGACCGACCTCTACGTCTTCGCGAACGTGTCGATGGACACCCTCGACTACAACACCCCCGTCGTCAACGAGGGCTCGAAAGGGGTCTGGCTCGGGCTGGGCGATCCCGTCCGCGAGCTTCCGCGCGACTTCGCGGCGGCGGAGCTCCCGGCGGGCCTTCGGGACCCGCGCGTGTTCTGCGGGGGATGCCTCGTCGTGGGCGGCCCGGCGTACGCGGCCGAGCCGGGCGCGGCCGCGCGCTTCGCGGCGCACCCTTCGCTGTCGGGCTGGCCGCTCGTCGTCGTCAGCGACACCCCGGAGCGTGCGGCGGCGTCCCCGATGAACTTCCTCTGGACGACGTTCACGCGCTTCAATCCGGGGTCCGACATCCACGCCGCCTCGAAGACGATCCACCACAACCACATCGCCTACGGCGGCCCCGTCGTGATCGACGCGCGCCTCAAGCCGGGCTTCCCCGACGAGCTTTTCTGCGACGCGCCGACGGCGGAGCTCGTGGGCCGGCGATGGAACGAGTACTTCCCGTCCGGGGGCGTCGAGATGGGGGATTCGGCCCGGGCGCACCTGGACTGA
- a CDS encoding Kazal-type serine protease inhibitor, producing the protein MKKLAIRFVLGAFVLGAIAVGTTALAGKRPGGGGGGDIVCLDVWDPVVCADGVTYSNQCYADRAKAPKPCYPGDGGPVEARQ; encoded by the coding sequence ATGAAGAAGCTCGCGATCCGGTTCGTTCTCGGTGCGTTCGTCCTCGGCGCGATCGCGGTCGGTACGACCGCCCTGGCCGGCAAGAGGCCGGGCGGCGGGGGCGGCGGCGACATCGTCTGCCTCGACGTCTGGGATCCCGTCGTCTGCGCGGACGGCGTGACCTACTCGAACCAGTGCTACGCCGACCGGGCCAAGGCCCCGAAGCCCTGTTACCCCGGCGACGGCGGCCCCGTCGAGGCCCGTCAGTAG
- a CDS encoding tetratricopeptide repeat protein, with product MALPIALGIVPFARTLTHDLVWDDHYVVSQVEDAYARDGVTGVWKAPFLSDPDVAAVYYRPIVNLSFLADARVADRAPWPFHVTNLLLHVVACLLVFGLVRRIFSDAVAGAAAAALFAVLPVHVESVAFVSARTDLWGAVFGFGSLLAWYAAGSAVSGFRRVAWLCGSVVLYAAGCLAKEVVVLLPILVMTWSFASSPRSAARPLDRARRAGLVALCMLPGLAAVLAFRAWAVGGTGAGEGWTPLALAEPGLAGRGFLWMCRLLAAPWPHNALYTRDQLDVTVTTAIVGLLAAGVHLTPFRYKGVRVAWLAAPCLLLFLLPVLAVPSDTTVVIAERYLYLPSVGLCILAGAAFSWGVARRPRETIAVGSAVVVAFAVVSFVRAGVWANDDVLTEDLVRKAPGAALAWDMRGQVRLKQQRYDEALAAFDRAVTLEPADAAYHNDAGIALRRLGRPDLAVIAFRRSLELNPDATGVRLNLAYACISLRDTACIEDQRQALARQDPSALQDLDSVLRGGQQRLGR from the coding sequence ATGGCACTCCCCATCGCACTGGGAATCGTTCCATTCGCGCGAACCCTGACGCACGATCTCGTCTGGGACGACCACTACGTGGTCTCCCAAGTCGAGGACGCCTACGCGCGTGACGGAGTAACCGGCGTCTGGAAGGCGCCGTTCCTCTCCGATCCGGACGTGGCCGCCGTCTACTACCGGCCGATCGTCAACCTGAGCTTCCTCGCGGACGCACGCGTTGCCGATCGTGCGCCGTGGCCCTTTCACGTCACGAACCTGCTCCTTCACGTGGTGGCATGCCTTCTCGTGTTCGGTCTCGTGCGCCGGATCTTCTCGGATGCGGTCGCGGGAGCGGCCGCCGCAGCGCTCTTCGCCGTGTTGCCCGTTCACGTGGAATCGGTGGCGTTCGTGTCTGCTCGAACCGATCTCTGGGGTGCCGTGTTCGGGTTCGGATCGCTGCTGGCCTGGTACGCCGCCGGATCCGCCGTGAGTGGGTTTCGACGCGTCGCGTGGCTTTGTGGTTCGGTCGTTCTGTACGCGGCGGGATGCCTGGCCAAGGAAGTCGTCGTCCTTCTGCCGATTCTGGTGATGACGTGGTCCTTCGCATCGTCGCCCCGATCGGCGGCGCGTCCGCTCGATCGGGCGCGACGAGCCGGCCTGGTGGCGTTGTGCATGCTCCCGGGTCTCGCGGCGGTACTGGCGTTTCGCGCCTGGGCCGTCGGGGGGACCGGCGCTGGTGAAGGTTGGACGCCGCTCGCCTTGGCCGAACCGGGCTTGGCCGGACGAGGCTTCCTCTGGATGTGCCGGCTGCTCGCCGCGCCCTGGCCGCACAACGCGCTCTATACGCGGGACCAACTGGATGTCACGGTTACGACCGCGATCGTCGGCCTGCTGGCCGCAGGAGTCCATCTGACGCCTTTCCGTTACAAGGGCGTTCGCGTTGCCTGGCTGGCGGCGCCGTGCCTCCTGCTGTTCCTGCTCCCCGTGCTCGCGGTGCCTTCGGACACGACCGTCGTGATCGCGGAGCGGTATCTGTACCTCCCGTCCGTGGGTCTGTGCATCCTGGCGGGTGCGGCGTTTTCGTGGGGGGTCGCGCGCCGGCCTCGCGAGACGATCGCCGTCGGATCCGCGGTCGTCGTTGCCTTTGCCGTCGTGTCCTTCGTTCGCGCCGGGGTGTGGGCCAATGACGACGTCCTGACCGAGGATCTCGTCCGGAAGGCGCCGGGGGCGGCGCTCGCCTGGGACATGCGTGGTCAGGTGAGGCTGAAACAGCAGCGCTACGACGAGGCACTCGCGGCATTCGACCGGGCCGTGACACTCGAGCCCGCCGACGCCGCGTACCACAACGACGCCGGGATCGCACTCCGACGCCTGGGGCGTCCGGATCTCGCGGTGATCGCGTTCCGCAGATCTCTCGAGTTGAATCCGGACGCAACCGGCGTCCGGCTCAACCTCGCGTATGCGTGCATTTCACTGCGGGATACGGCTTGCATCGAGGATCAGCGGCAGGCGCTGGCCCGGCAAGATCCGTCCGCGCTGCAGGACCTGGATTCGGTTCTGCGCGGAGGCCAACAGCGCCTCGGCCGTTGA
- a CDS encoding O-antigen ligase family protein, whose product MDSREGGGRPIVLLLALLLAALPLTLATRAYDPFLLPQFALLVAGTGLLAGLTLWRMARGEAGPGLHWSDVAAIAWAVWACASVVWSGSPAVSLWGEYDHLDGALAQVTGVSLYLVARWNVRSREDVRVLLLGLTAGALVTAMIVACQSAGIDALARLSLFGSQGRFSAAMANPLAAGAAVAFVIPLAWGLALSGDARRVRREVAVLCGVGSAALVTWTVLSISRAAPPAELSLAAVGPFAFLIGGTASLLLARWGRDRGARGAWLFGVSALAVRALVDTGSRGALLGAAAAVAVGLTFRMARGGRLAPGVRAIGLAIVGALVLVVIAGRSAGGARLVDSASRPLAAIVDSRLDLWSAAASMWRERPLTGQGADMYMTRYAAHLATRRSKDSVDDRVGQSAHNEMLQVLATLGLVGAAIGLALLAGRAWPAIVAARAEGIDRAAAVAVLAAGAGYLVYLLLGIATPPLRGWWWALLGSASALGSDSTTQARAPVRRPLRAAWAIAAVLCPLAAAWVAGTWIGADVRHARAVEAAGRSARAATRDGGAAAHLPELMDELARLRLSSDAEIRSLAGHLESAGSTWLRTNPGGRPVTVGQDEFLHRVGEIGWLLVAVAREADAVGTRSGQPRYWRTLGDHQAALATVFLRSGEESPWMDRSVAAYRRATELNPAEGYAWAGEARLRWIRYEFLGVETEAEEALLAYRESLRVTPNARAVAADYLALCRIRDRSGDADVALAAVAAHDAQLAVRVRLDASRTLMRAAVARRLRGRVDEAAALRRVAGDYAAAAVRLAGKGPEASFALAMVDCDWGEVASCRTALEAILLADPGFEPARRVLESLPR is encoded by the coding sequence CGAGGGGAGGCTGGCCCCGGATTGCACTGGAGCGACGTCGCTGCGATCGCCTGGGCGGTATGGGCCTGCGCGAGCGTCGTGTGGTCGGGGAGCCCTGCGGTGAGTCTCTGGGGGGAATACGACCACCTCGACGGCGCCTTGGCGCAGGTCACCGGCGTGTCGCTGTACCTGGTCGCTCGCTGGAACGTAAGGTCGCGCGAGGACGTCCGAGTCCTCCTGCTCGGGCTCACGGCGGGGGCACTCGTGACCGCGATGATCGTCGCCTGCCAGTCGGCGGGGATCGACGCGCTCGCCCGCCTGTCGCTGTTCGGCTCCCAGGGGCGTTTCTCGGCGGCCATGGCCAACCCACTGGCGGCGGGTGCGGCCGTCGCGTTCGTCATCCCTCTGGCCTGGGGGCTCGCGCTCTCCGGCGACGCCCGGCGTGTGCGCCGCGAGGTCGCCGTCCTCTGCGGCGTCGGGTCGGCGGCGCTGGTCACGTGGACCGTCCTCTCGATCTCGCGGGCGGCGCCGCCGGCGGAGCTCTCGCTCGCCGCTGTCGGACCGTTCGCGTTCCTGATCGGTGGAACGGCCTCCCTCCTGCTCGCACGATGGGGCCGCGACCGCGGGGCGCGGGGCGCATGGCTCTTCGGGGTGAGCGCGCTCGCGGTGCGGGCCCTCGTCGACACCGGCAGCCGCGGCGCGCTGCTCGGCGCGGCGGCTGCCGTCGCGGTCGGCCTGACCTTCCGGATGGCGCGGGGGGGGCGCCTCGCGCCGGGGGTTCGAGCGATCGGGTTGGCGATCGTCGGTGCGCTGGTCCTCGTGGTGATCGCCGGACGATCCGCCGGGGGGGCGCGCCTCGTCGACTCGGCGTCCCGTCCGCTGGCCGCGATCGTCGATTCCCGGCTCGACCTCTGGTCGGCGGCGGCGTCGATGTGGAGGGAGCGTCCGCTGACAGGCCAGGGCGCCGACATGTACATGACGCGTTATGCAGCTCACCTCGCGACCCGGCGATCCAAAGACTCCGTCGACGATCGCGTGGGGCAATCGGCGCACAACGAGATGCTGCAGGTCCTGGCGACGCTCGGCCTCGTTGGCGCGGCGATCGGGCTGGCGCTCCTCGCAGGTCGGGCGTGGCCGGCCATTGTGGCAGCACGCGCCGAGGGGATCGACCGCGCCGCCGCGGTGGCCGTACTCGCGGCGGGGGCGGGTTACCTCGTCTACCTGCTGCTCGGGATCGCGACGCCTCCGCTTCGTGGATGGTGGTGGGCGTTGCTGGGGTCGGCGTCCGCGCTCGGATCCGACTCGACGACGCAAGCTCGAGCGCCGGTCCGCCGTCCCCTTCGCGCCGCGTGGGCCATCGCGGCGGTCCTCTGCCCGCTCGCCGCAGCCTGGGTCGCCGGCACCTGGATCGGGGCGGACGTCCGTCACGCGCGTGCCGTCGAGGCCGCCGGCAGGTCGGCGCGTGCGGCGACTCGGGACGGGGGTGCCGCCGCGCACCTCCCCGAGCTCATGGACGAGCTCGCGCGGCTGCGCCTCTCGTCGGACGCAGAGATTCGTTCGCTCGCCGGGCACCTCGAATCCGCGGGCAGCACGTGGCTGCGCACGAATCCCGGGGGACGGCCCGTCACGGTCGGACAGGACGAATTCCTCCACCGAGTCGGGGAGATCGGTTGGCTCCTGGTGGCCGTCGCCCGCGAGGCGGACGCCGTCGGCACGCGATCCGGCCAGCCCCGCTACTGGAGGACACTGGGAGACCACCAGGCCGCGCTCGCCACGGTGTTCCTCCGATCCGGGGAAGAGTCGCCGTGGATGGACCGCTCCGTCGCCGCATACCGGCGAGCGACGGAGCTGAATCCCGCGGAAGGTTATGCGTGGGCCGGGGAGGCTCGCCTCCGGTGGATTCGCTACGAATTCCTCGGCGTGGAGACGGAGGCGGAGGAGGCGTTGCTGGCCTACCGCGAGTCCTTGCGCGTGACCCCGAACGCGCGCGCCGTCGCGGCGGACTATCTCGCGTTGTGTCGAATCCGGGATCGGTCGGGTGACGCCGATGTCGCACTTGCGGCGGTTGCGGCGCACGACGCGCAACTCGCGGTGCGTGTGAGGCTCGACGCCTCCAGGACTTTGATGCGCGCGGCGGTGGCGCGACGGCTTCGCGGTCGGGTCGACGAGGCGGCGGCGCTTCGGCGGGTGGCGGGGGACTACGCCGCTGCGGCCGTGCGCCTTGCCGGGAAGGGCCCCGAGGCGTCGTTCGCCCTGGCCATGGTGGACTGCGACTGGGGGGAAGTGGCCTCCTGTCGGACGGCGTTGGAAGCAATCCTGCTCGCGGACCCTGGGTTCGAGCCCGCTCGGCGCGTTCTCGAGTCGTTGCCTCGATGA